The following proteins come from a genomic window of Gossypium raimondii isolate GPD5lz chromosome 5, ASM2569854v1, whole genome shotgun sequence:
- the LOC128031866 gene encoding putative disease resistance protein RGA1, which translates to MSVFGEAALSAFLELLSAKLLDSVLNFVADYRQVHQQLKLWQSIFPEIKAVLNHAEEKQIKDEGVKNWLDDLQDLAYDVDDILDEFAYQELRLKLQKTQAQASASKVQKLIPTCCTGGHFSPIAFMFNAKMISKIKAITDRLNSLNTRRSNLGLSEIMSQGATSKGKKPRLQPTSLMDGAVEYVGRANEKQEMLELLKSNNSDGVCVLSIVGMGGMGKTTLAQLVYNDPSIKESFDHKSWVCVSDDFDAVNITKTILRSLDADLRDVNDLNLLQVKLKEKLSGKRLLLVLDDIWNESYSDWTILRAPFGAGTKIIVTTRLQKVSSNVDSVKAFYLDKLSHHDCLSIFAQHALKARNFDGHLQFKEIGENIVRRCNGLPLAAKAIGSLLRSVTDHSEWEKVYESEIWDLPEDPCGLIPALRLSYHYLPPHLKRCFAYCSIFPKDYEFEEEEIILLWRAEGFLQSKAKIQGKGLGNQYFQDLVSRSFFQRSSEDKSRFVMHDLMNDLAQSVAGEICCRVEGEKQQKFSHRSRHSAYVIDDWYQSVKKFEAFYQMTSLRTFLRLMAPMAPRYHIFYLTKVVLEDLLPSLSYLRVLSLSGYLIYDLPDLFENLKHLRYLNFSRTRINRLPDSLCTLYHLETLILRDCSELKNLPSKIGNLVNLHFLDIRGADSIERMPSGFDQLTQLQTLSNFVIGEGDGRLIRELKNLSNLRGNFCLSGLENVNGQDAREAKLNEKLGIDGLELQWGPDLENNTRKTEVEERVLDFLHPPKKLEQLIIENYGGVKFSYWIADSSLKNLSSLKLRNCKNCKSLPSVGRLPLLKDLSIIGFDQVQKIGVELFGENQLNPFASLDILSFESLPNWKEWDTCEGDEKVLKLPSLRELSIKTCPQLLGRLPTHLPSLQKLEIHRCMSLVVSISSFLSLCELSIRGCAELVDDCCSPAKELSSLSLSNISKFNIPSDRIMLRFGNSGHFEIDGWEELASLSQHGFSLVGHRFITLWGCPQLQSLEAKEAELQPDKISRVESLKIVSCDRLNRLPQVLHEFAFLTVIEIGNCRGLVSFAENNLPPNLKKLRIRKCENLEYLVDEKEDKKSMSSTLCLLEELSIYECPSLMSLSSKGRKNICNQLQLLEIIDCSKLSCLFSNTKFPITLKYLTIVGCPILEYIAEEFEESACLESILFFRSGIKSLPRGLNKLKHLQEIRLVSCSNLVSFEESGLLTTSFRAFVVDGCGNFGALPKCMASITSLRQLSVYNCSADISFPSEGFPANLTSLAISNAPKIYRSFVEWGLNRLTSLQELTIGGGGCSNVVSFPEEGIGMMLPPSLTFIILSNFKNLEFMFSEGFQDLASLQELKIYKCPKLTSLPKKDMLLSLGYLRIYGCPLLQEECSSDKGREWSKISHIPFVEIDGKEGIPRESD; encoded by the coding sequence ATGTCTGTCTTTGGAGAGGCTGCTCTTTCTGCCTTTTTGGAGCTGTTGTCTGCCAAGTTGCTTGACTCTGTACTCAACTTTGTGGCCGATTACCGGCAAGTCCACCAGCAACTCAAGCTGTGGCAATCCATATTCCCCGAGATCAAGGCAGTGTTGAACCATGCAGAGGAGAAGCAGATCAAGGACGAGGGTGTGAAGAATTGGTTGGACGATCTCCAAGACTTAGCTTACGATGTGGATGACATCTTGGACGAGTTCGCTTACCAAGAGTTACGTCTCAAGCTCCAAAAAACTCAAGCACAAGCCAGCGCTAGTAAGGTACAGAAACTCATTCCAACCTGCTGTACTGGTGGTCATTTCTCTCCAATCGCTTTTATGTTCAATGCTAAGATGATTTCAAAGATAAAAGCAATCACCGATAGACTGAATAGTTTGAACACTCGAAGAAGTAATTTGGGGTTGAGTGAGATCATGTCTCAAGGCGCAACTTCCAAGGGAAAGAAACCCAGGCTGCAACCAACTTCCTTGATGGATGGAGCTGTGGAGTATGTTGGTAGAGCCAATGAGAAGCAAGAAATGCTTGAGTTGCTCAAAAGTAACAATTCCGATGGAGTTTGTGTCCTTTCCATCGTTGGCATGGGAGGGATGGGGAAAACAACTCTTGCTCAGCTTGTTTACAATGATCCCAGCATTAAGGAGTCTTTCGATCACAAGTCCTGGGTATGCGTTTCTGATGACTTTGATGCTGTTAACATAACAAAGACGATTTTAAGATCCCTCGATGCTGACTTACGTGATGTGAATGACTTGAACTTGCTTCAAGTCAAGTTGAAGGAGAAGTTATCCGGAAAAAGGTTGTTGCTTGTTTTAGATGACATTTGGAATGAGAGTTACAGTGATTGGACCATCTTACGGGCTCCATTTGGAGCAGGAACCAAGATTATTGTAACAACTCGACTCCAAAAGGTTTCATCTAATGTCGATTCGGTGAAAGCGTTTTACTTGGATAAACTCTCGCATCATGATTGTTTATCCATATTTGCTCAGCATGCATTGAAAGCAAGAAACTTTGATGGGCATCTCCAATTTAAAGAAATTGGAGAGAACATAGTGAGAAGGTGCAACGGATTACCTTTGGCAGCAAAAGCCATTGGAAGCTTATTACGCTCAGTTACGGATCATAGTGAATGGGAAAAAGTATATGAGAGCGAGATATGGGACCTACCAGAAGATCCATGTGGCTTAATTCCAGCTTTGCGATTAAGCTACCATTATCTTCCTCCTCATTTGAAACGATGCTTTGCCTACTGCTCCATATTTCCTAAAGATTAtgaatttgaagaagaagagataaTCTTGTTATGGAGAGCAGAAGGTTTCTTGCAATCAAAAGCCAAAATTCAAGGCAAAGGTCTTGGAAACCAATATTTTCAAGATCTAGTGTCAAGGTCATTTTTTCAAAGATCTAGTGAAGACAAATCCCGTTTCGTGATGCATGATCTTATGAATGATTTAGCTCAATCAGTTGCAGGAGAAATATGTTGCAGAGTGGAGGGTGAAAAGCAACAAAAGTTTTCGCATCGTTCTCGCCACTCAGCTTATGTTATCGATGATTGGTATCAGAGTGTAAAGAAGTTTGAGGCATTTTATCAAATGACTTCTTTACGTACTTTCTTACGCTTAATGGCTCCAATGGCTCCAAGATATCATATATTCTATTTAACTAAGGTTGTCTTGGAGGATTTGTTGCCAAGTCTTAGCTATTTAAGGGTTCTTTCTTTGTCTGGGTATCTAATCTATGATTTGCCCGacctttttgaaaatttaaaacatcTACGCTACTTAAATTTTTCTAGAACCCGAATCAATCGTTTACCTGATTCTTTGTGTACTCTTTATCATTTGGAGACTTTAATATTAAGAGATTGTTCAGAGCTCAAAAATTTACCCTCGAAGATCGGAAACCTTGTCAACTTGCATTTTCTTGATATTAGAGGTGCGGATTCAATAGAAAGGATGCCCTCCGGATTTGATCAGCTAACTCAGCTTCAAACGttatcaaattttgttataggGGAAGGTGATGGACGTCTTATTAGAGAATTGAAAAATTTGTCAAACCTTAGAGGTAATTTTTGTCTTTCTGGATTGGAGAATGTTAATGGTCAAGATGCGAGGGAAGCTAAGTTAAATGAGAAGCTAGGGATTGATGGGTTAGAACTACAATGGGGTCCAGACTTGGAGAATAATACAAGGAAAACAGAAGTTGAAGAGCGGGTGTTGGACTTTCTTCATCCTCCGAAAAAGCTTGAGCAACTCATCATTGAGAATTACGGGGGTGTAAAATTCTCATATTGGATAGCAGATTCTTCCCTCAAGAATTTGTCGTCTTTGAAGCTTCGCAATTGTAAAAACTGCAAGTCACTACCATCAGTTGGAAGGTTGCCATTGTTAAAAGATCTTTCAATTATTGGTTTCGATCAAGTACAGAAGATTGGTGTTGAGCTCTTCGGAGAAAATCAATTGAATCCATTTGCATCATTAGATATTCTGTCTTTTGAGAGTCTTCCAAACTGGAAGGAGTGGGACACTTGTGAAGGAGACGAGAAGGTTTTGAAACTCCCCAGCCTTCGTGAGCTTTCAATCAAAACCTGTCCTCAATTGTTGGGAAGGTTGCCTACCCATCTTCCTTCCTTGcaaaaacttgaaattcataGGTGTATGAGTTTGGTAGTTTCAATATCAAGTTTCCTGTCACTGTGTGAATTAAGTATACGAGGGTGTGCAGAACTGGTGGACGATTGCTGTTCTCCTGCAAAGGAGCTTTCCTCTTTGTCTCTTTCTAACATTTCAAAGTTTAATATTCCATCAGATAGGATAATGTTGAGGTTTGGAAACTCgggacattttgaaattgatggTTGGGAGGAGTTGGCATCTCTATCACAGCATGGGTTTAGTTTAGTTGGACATCGTTTCATTACCCTTTGGGGTTGTCCTCAACTGCAGTCTTTGGAAGCCAAGGAAGCCGAATTGCAACCTGACAAGATTTCACGTGTCGAATCTCTGAAAATAGTTTCTTGTGATAGGCTCAATCGACTACCACAAGTCTTACATGAGTTCGCATTCCTTACAGTGATAGAAATTGGTAATTGTCGAGGCTTGGTTTCTTTCGCAGAGAATAACTTACCTCCTAATTTAAAAAAGCTGAGAATTAGAAAATGTGAGAATTTGGAGTATTTGGTTGATGAAAAAGAAGATAAGAAGAGTATGAGTAGTACCCTCTGTCTTCTTGAGGAGTTGTCTATCTATGAGTGTCCGTCTCTAATGTCTTTGTCATCGAAGGGGCGCAAAAATATTTGCAATCAGCTTCAACTTCTCGAAATTATTGACTGCTCAAAGCTGAGTTGCCTATTTTCAAACACCAAGTTTCCCATAACGCTTAAATATTTGACAATTGTAGGATGTCCAATATTGGAATACATAGCCGAGGAGTTTGAGGAAAGCGCTTGTCTTGAATCTATTCTATTtttcagatctggaattaaatcTCTACCACGAGGACTAAACAAGCTCAAACATCTCCAGGAGATTCGGTTGGTTTCGTGTTCAAATTTGGTTTCTTTTGAAGAAAGTGGGTTGCTCACCACCAGCTTCAGAGCTTTTGTAGTTGATGGTTGTGGAAATTTTGGAGCCCTTCCTAAGTGCATGGCCAGCATCACCTCCCTTCGACAATTAAGTGTGTACAACTGTTCGGCTGACATATCATTTCCATCGGAGGGATTCCCTGCTAATCTCACATCACTTGCAATCTCAAACGCACCCAAGATTTATAGGTCATTTGTGGAATGGGGATTAAATAGACTCACCTCTCTTCAAGAATTGACCATCGGAGGTGGAGGATGCTCAAACGTGGTGTCGTTCCCAGAAGAAGGGATTGGAATGATGCTgcctccttctctcacctttatcatcctttcaaattttaagaaCCTGGAATTCATGTTCTCCGAGGGCTTTCAAGACCTCGCCTCTCTTCAAGAATTGAAGATCTATAAGTGTCCCAAGCTAACATCTCTTCCAAAAAAAGACATGCTTCTCTCGCTTGGATATTTAAGAATTTACGGTTGTCCGTTGCTGCAAGAAGAGTGCTCAAGCGATAAAGGACGAGAGTGGTCTAAGATTTCCCACATACCCTTTGTTGAAATTGATGGTAAGGAAGGCATCCCGAGAGAATCAGATTGA